In one window of Gemmatimonadota bacterium DNA:
- a CDS encoding methyl-accepting chemotaxis protein, with product MLGFRDWSVKAKLTLLVGLSAVGLMAVAALSIRTINHVKVYGPLFQEIVIQKDLLADVLPPPVFLLETYLVDNRIVMEAHEGGRREYLARGDQLIKDFAARREVWARDLVEGKERDLVLQQVVPTAVRYLAVRDSAFLPSVRAGDLAAARRVVDGPLTEAYKAHRAAVDELVQLSTATYAELEGQAKVIDVLPKREIFAISVGILVLIGVLGGLVVRQVVSSLGRTVAALNTAATGDLTTSTGVTTRDEFGTIATALDQFLATLRTSMGAIGENSAALAATSEELTRVSQTMSAGAEETSVQANVVARATDGVNRNIQTVATASEEMSASIVEISKNASEAARIAAEAVGTAEQANASVQRLGSSSEEIGQVIKTITSIAEQTNLLALNATIEAARAGEAGKGFAVVANEVKELAKETARATDDISRKIQAIQTDTTSAVAAIQAITEVVSSISAAQNTIASAVEEQTATTTEINRNLAEAAGGASEIVQNVGGVATAAEETTRGATDTQSAAQELSRMAAGLQQLVGQFRIDDGGPTPPRRAAPARPGTAAAAPDGLSDYAQAFVAERAGRDALAGR from the coding sequence ATGCTCGGATTCCGCGACTGGAGCGTCAAGGCCAAGCTCACGCTCCTGGTAGGCTTGAGCGCCGTCGGCCTGATGGCCGTGGCCGCCCTCAGCATCCGGACCATCAACCACGTCAAGGTCTATGGCCCGTTGTTCCAGGAAATCGTGATCCAGAAGGACCTGCTGGCAGACGTCCTGCCGCCGCCGGTCTTCCTGCTCGAGACCTACCTGGTCGACAACCGGATCGTCATGGAAGCGCACGAGGGTGGCCGGCGGGAATACCTGGCCCGAGGTGACCAGCTGATCAAGGACTTCGCGGCCCGGCGCGAGGTCTGGGCGCGGGACTTGGTCGAGGGCAAGGAACGCGACCTGGTGCTGCAGCAGGTGGTGCCCACCGCGGTGCGGTACCTCGCGGTGCGCGACAGCGCCTTCCTGCCGTCCGTGCGCGCCGGCGACCTCGCCGCAGCGCGGCGCGTGGTCGACGGCCCGCTGACCGAGGCGTACAAGGCGCACCGGGCAGCGGTGGATGAACTGGTGCAGCTGTCGACGGCCACCTACGCGGAGCTCGAGGGTCAGGCCAAGGTGATCGACGTCCTGCCCAAGCGGGAGATCTTCGCCATCAGCGTTGGCATCCTGGTCCTGATCGGCGTCCTGGGCGGACTGGTGGTGCGCCAGGTGGTCTCGAGCCTCGGGCGGACGGTCGCGGCGCTCAACACCGCCGCCACCGGCGACCTGACCACCAGCACGGGGGTCACCACCCGGGACGAGTTCGGCACGATCGCGACGGCGCTGGACCAGTTCCTGGCCACGCTGCGGACCAGCATGGGCGCCATCGGGGAGAACTCGGCGGCGCTGGCGGCCACCTCGGAGGAGCTGACCCGGGTGAGCCAGACCATGAGCGCCGGGGCCGAGGAGACGTCGGTGCAGGCCAACGTCGTAGCCCGGGCGACCGACGGTGTCAATCGCAACATCCAGACGGTGGCCACGGCCTCCGAAGAGATGAGCGCGAGCATCGTGGAGATCAGCAAGAACGCCTCCGAGGCGGCGCGGATCGCGGCTGAGGCGGTGGGGACGGCGGAGCAGGCCAACGCGTCGGTGCAGCGCCTGGGGAGCTCCAGCGAGGAGATCGGGCAGGTGATCAAGACGATCACGTCGATCGCCGAGCAGACCAACCTGCTGGCGCTCAACGCCACGATCGAGGCGGCGCGGGCCGGCGAGGCGGGGAAGGGCTTCGCGGTGGTGGCCAACGAGGTGAAGGAGCTGGCCAAGGAAACCGCCCGGGCCACCGACGATATCAGCCGGAAGATCCAGGCCATCCAGACCGACACCACCTCCGCGGTGGCGGCGATCCAGGCCATCACCGAGGTGGTCTCGAGCATCAGCGCGGCGCAGAACACCATCGCCAGCGCGGTGGAGGAGCAGACCGCCACCACGACCGAGATCAACCGCAACCTGGCGGAAGCGGCGGGGGGCGCGTCGGAAATCGTGCAGAACGTGGGCGGGGTGGCGACGGCGGCGGAGGAGACCACGCGCGGGGCCACCGACACGCAGTCGGCGGCGCAGGAGTTGTCGCGGATGGCGGCGGGGCTGCAACAGCTGGTGGGCCAGTTCCGGATCGATGATGGCGGGCCGACCCCACCGCGGCGCGCGGCGCCCGCCCGGCCGGGCACCGCGGCGGCCGCGCCGGACGGGCTGAGCGACTACGCCCAGGCCTTCGTGGCGGAGCGCGCCGGGCGCGACGCCCTCGCGGGTCGCTAG
- the motA gene encoding flagellar motor stator protein MotA, translating into MIAIIGLVIVLGAVVVGFTMAGGQLMALFHASEIVTICGVALGTVLISTPAPVLKAIGAKLAVVFKGNRFTKDLYLDALRMLYELFQIARKDGLVAIEAHIEDPEKSAIFKKYPKVLHEHHAMEFLCDSLRLVLVGSVPPHDLDALMDAEMDVHHEEAAKPAAALQKVGDALPGIGIVAAVLGIVITMGAISGPVEQIGEHVAAALTGTFLGVYMAYGFIAPMSGAIEGANSEESRFFAFFKASVVAFAKGFAPIVAVEFARRAIYSTARPTFQEMESSCKQAAKAGK; encoded by the coding sequence ATGATCGCGATTATCGGCCTGGTGATCGTGCTGGGCGCCGTGGTGGTGGGATTCACCATGGCCGGGGGCCAGCTCATGGCCCTCTTCCACGCCTCGGAAATCGTCACCATCTGCGGCGTGGCCCTGGGGACGGTGCTGATCTCGACGCCCGCGCCGGTGCTCAAGGCGATCGGGGCCAAGCTGGCGGTGGTCTTCAAGGGCAATCGCTTCACCAAGGACCTCTACCTCGACGCGCTGCGGATGCTCTACGAGCTGTTCCAGATCGCCCGCAAGGACGGCCTGGTGGCGATCGAGGCGCATATCGAGGACCCCGAGAAGAGCGCGATCTTCAAGAAGTACCCCAAGGTGCTCCACGAGCACCACGCGATGGAGTTCCTGTGCGACTCCCTCCGCCTGGTGCTGGTGGGCAGCGTCCCGCCGCACGACCTCGACGCCCTCATGGACGCCGAGATGGACGTGCACCACGAGGAGGCCGCCAAGCCCGCCGCCGCGCTGCAGAAGGTCGGCGACGCGCTCCCGGGCATCGGCATCGTGGCGGCGGTGCTCGGCATCGTCATCACCATGGGCGCCATCTCGGGGCCGGTGGAGCAGATCGGCGAGCACGTCGCCGCGGCACTCACCGGCACCTTCCTCGGCGTGTACATGGCCTACGGGTTCATCGCCCCGATGTCCGGGGCGATCGAGGGCGCCAACTCCGAGGAGAGCCGCTTCTTCGCGTTCTTCAAGGCCAGCGTGGTCGCGTTCGCCAAGGGTTTCGCCCCCATCGTGGCCGTCGAGTTCGCCCGCCGCGCGATCTACTCCACTGCCCGTCCCACCTTCCAGGAGATGGAATCGTCCTGCAAGCAGGCGGCCAAGGCCGGGAAGTAG
- a CDS encoding carbohydrate porin, translating to MFSHRWSLYLVAPLLSGPLAGQIEFAALTPAAALLDSTVGASSSVASAPERVVPLPWVRWAEATGGWGGVRPRLGAAGLVLEASYVYDLSGVARGGLRRGRAGRGLFSAGLSGDLEQLVGLPGASVFVGMQSQGGANGSALAGDFQAFSNIDAEHFHRLAEAWYEQRLAGDRVRIKAGQVDANSEFAVLEPAGEFLNASGGFSPTIYALPTYPEPTPSVSAFVRPTGWLGVSGGLFRGSLARSDRPDAPTGAAFVIGEAAAQWASGHLALGYWRHPGGYAERFAGGFAAAPSGFYLTADQRLSGTPGTEEQGPSGLVALAKFGWADDRVSEAGQHLMLGVVAEAPFGRGGEAAGLMVSHVDLSDDPAAGFAGDETAVELFYRLPAMGFLTLRPDLQLIVRPSGDVRVGNALVGTLRAEVAF from the coding sequence ATGTTCTCGCATCGCTGGTCCCTGTACCTGGTCGCACCCCTGCTCTCAGGCCCCCTGGCAGGCCAGATCGAGTTCGCCGCCCTGACCCCTGCGGCCGCCCTGCTCGACTCCACCGTTGGTGCCTCGTCGTCGGTTGCTTCCGCTCCCGAGCGCGTCGTCCCCCTGCCCTGGGTCCGCTGGGCCGAGGCGACCGGTGGGTGGGGTGGTGTGCGTCCGCGGCTGGGCGCCGCCGGCCTCGTGCTGGAGGCGAGCTATGTCTACGATCTCTCCGGCGTTGCCCGAGGCGGGCTCCGACGGGGCCGCGCCGGTCGTGGGCTGTTCAGCGCCGGCCTGTCGGGCGATCTCGAGCAGCTGGTCGGCCTGCCCGGCGCGAGCGTCTTCGTGGGGATGCAGTCCCAGGGTGGGGCCAATGGGTCGGCGCTGGCGGGGGACTTCCAGGCCTTCTCGAACATCGACGCGGAGCACTTTCACCGCCTGGCGGAGGCATGGTACGAGCAACGGCTGGCGGGCGACCGTGTCCGGATCAAGGCGGGCCAAGTGGATGCGAACAGCGAGTTCGCGGTGCTCGAGCCCGCCGGGGAATTCCTGAATGCCTCCGGCGGGTTCAGCCCCACCATCTACGCGCTCCCGACGTACCCTGAGCCGACGCCCTCAGTGAGCGCCTTCGTGCGGCCGACGGGCTGGCTCGGCGTCTCGGGCGGGCTGTTCCGGGGATCGCTGGCGCGGTCGGACCGGCCTGACGCCCCGACCGGCGCCGCGTTCGTCATCGGCGAGGCCGCGGCACAGTGGGCCTCGGGCCATCTGGCGCTCGGGTACTGGCGGCATCCCGGCGGGTACGCGGAGCGGTTCGCCGGCGGGTTCGCCGCCGCGCCCAGCGGCTTCTATCTCACGGCCGACCAGCGCCTGTCCGGGACGCCGGGCACGGAGGAGCAGGGGCCGAGCGGGCTGGTGGCCCTGGCCAAGTTCGGGTGGGCTGATGACCGGGTCAGCGAGGCGGGCCAGCACCTGATGCTGGGCGTAGTGGCGGAGGCGCCCTTCGGCCGGGGTGGGGAGGCGGCGGGTCTCATGGTGAGTCACGTGGACCTGAGCGACGACCCGGCGGCTGGTTTCGCGGGGGACGAGACCGCGGTGGAGCTGTTCTACCGGCTGCCCGCCATGGGGTTCCTCACCCTGCGGCCGGACCTGCAGCTGATCGTCCGGCCTTCCGGGGACGTCCGGGTGGGCAACGCCCTGGTCGGCACCCTCCGCGCCGAGGTGGCCTTCTAG
- a CDS encoding HDOD domain-containing protein: protein MPYIINGMRDLLARGENLPTLPTVVFQLHKVLDNEHAGASDVAAIIERDPALTARLLRAANSAAFHRGGDRIGSILTAVSRLGINQVRAICIVLAVVKAFRTRTGGLNHEAFWIHSAAVGMTARMLWERFGQPGEVTTDDVYVAGLLHDAGLLVLEQHFPREFAEVMTARATLGGRLWQYEEEHLGMDHGAVGGLLLGRWSLPPFIAEAVTNHHHPHQADDAFQHLARVIQAAEVLCTDLGASLHEEGNADCSAADVLTELGATDEDVAWLTAEVPRTAARAQQFLF from the coding sequence TTGCCCTACATCATCAACGGCATGCGGGACCTGCTCGCGCGGGGGGAGAACCTGCCCACCCTGCCGACCGTGGTCTTCCAGCTCCACAAGGTGCTGGACAACGAGCACGCCGGGGCGTCGGACGTGGCCGCGATCATCGAACGCGACCCGGCCCTCACCGCCCGCCTGCTCCGGGCCGCGAACTCGGCCGCCTTCCATCGCGGGGGCGACCGGATCGGCTCCATCCTCACGGCCGTCTCCCGGCTGGGCATCAACCAGGTCCGCGCCATCTGCATCGTCCTGGCGGTGGTCAAGGCGTTCCGCACCCGGACCGGGGGGCTCAACCACGAGGCCTTCTGGATCCACTCGGCGGCCGTCGGGATGACCGCGCGCATGCTGTGGGAACGGTTCGGCCAGCCGGGGGAGGTGACCACCGACGACGTGTACGTGGCCGGGCTGCTGCACGACGCCGGCCTGCTGGTCCTCGAACAGCACTTCCCCCGGGAGTTCGCCGAAGTGATGACCGCCCGCGCCACCCTGGGCGGCCGGCTGTGGCAGTATGAGGAAGAGCACCTGGGGATGGACCACGGCGCGGTGGGTGGCCTCCTGCTGGGGCGCTGGTCGCTGCCACCCTTCATCGCCGAGGCGGTCACCAACCACCACCACCCGCACCAGGCCGACGACGCCTTCCAGCACCTCGCCCGCGTCATCCAGGCGGCCGAGGTGCTCTGCACCGACCTCGGCGCCTCGCTCCACGAGGAAGGCAACGCCGACTGCTCTGCCGCCGACGTCCTCACCGAGCTCGGCGCCACCGACGAAGACGTCGCGTGGCTGACTGCCGAAGTGCCGCGGACTGCGGCGCGGGCCCAGCAGTTCCTCTTCTAG
- a CDS encoding OmpA family protein, with translation MNKAREQPIIIIKKKGHGHGHHGGAWKVAFADFMTAMFAMFLVLWLVNQSSDVKSAIAGYFQDPLGRADEFGSSIMPGEGAQTQSPRPMTAQQVIDLRRDRLRYVAEQIKQEIRETPALAEIADHVEVEITEEGLRIQLLEDSTGVFFESGSAAPKAAGAALLELLGKKLGGMPNAVVIEGHTDARPYHRADGYSNWELSVDRANAARRIMLAGGLNDAQLQQVRGWADRRLRDPEHPQADSNRRVTVTMLLPPVTAADTLGFPTDTLAAGYAPDSTGGAAYAP, from the coding sequence GTGAACAAGGCGCGCGAGCAGCCGATCATCATCATCAAGAAGAAGGGCCACGGGCACGGCCACCACGGCGGCGCCTGGAAGGTGGCCTTCGCCGACTTCATGACGGCCATGTTCGCCATGTTCCTGGTGCTGTGGCTGGTGAACCAGTCCAGCGACGTCAAGTCGGCCATCGCCGGCTACTTCCAGGATCCGCTGGGCCGCGCCGACGAGTTCGGCAGCTCCATCATGCCCGGCGAAGGCGCCCAGACCCAGAGTCCCCGCCCCATGACCGCCCAGCAGGTGATCGACCTGCGGCGGGACCGGCTGCGCTACGTGGCCGAGCAGATCAAGCAGGAGATCCGCGAAACCCCGGCGCTGGCCGAGATCGCCGACCACGTCGAGGTCGAGATCACCGAGGAAGGGCTCCGGATCCAGCTGCTGGAGGACTCCACCGGGGTGTTCTTCGAGTCCGGCAGCGCGGCCCCGAAGGCGGCCGGCGCGGCGCTGCTCGAGCTGCTCGGCAAGAAGCTGGGGGGCATGCCGAACGCCGTGGTCATCGAGGGGCACACCGACGCCCGGCCCTACCACCGCGCCGACGGGTACAGCAACTGGGAGCTCAGCGTGGACCGGGCCAACGCCGCCCGGCGGATCATGCTGGCCGGCGGGCTCAACGACGCCCAGCTCCAGCAGGTGCGCGGCTGGGCCGATCGCCGCCTGCGCGACCCGGAGCACCCCCAGGCCGACAGCAATCGCCGGGTGACGGTCACGATGCTGCTGCCGCCGGTCACCGCCGCCGATACCCTCGGCTTCCCGACCGACACCCTGGCGGCCGGCTACGCGCCGGACTCCACCGGCGGGGCGGCGTACGCGCCATGA